One region of Gossypium raimondii isolate GPD5lz chromosome 6, ASM2569854v1, whole genome shotgun sequence genomic DNA includes:
- the LOC105773782 gene encoding uncharacterized protein YNL011C isoform X2: protein MADTYSLIGGFYSKPSPPLPPFFLKTPKLPLHFPSKSMAAHFHCSSNPRPSQPSLLVFSGGTAFNGVVEELKKLTVRVAHVLPVSDDGGSTAEIVRVLGGPAVGDIRSRCLRLADESTSEALAVRRLLGHRLPINPQQAKSEWYKILEGEHSLWEGVSKPYRETIRAFLAYFQNEILRRPNESFCFSNGSIGNFFFAGARIFFQSLDAAIFLFSRVSDIPAESLVLPVISTNDRLTLGCELWDGTIIRGQNEISHPTNIIGPVDKGRSSVPALPSRIKRVFYMSSEGTNSLHEVFPTVNQAVLDQLSNVDCIVYAMGSLFTSLCPSLVLLLNGSHDRETSGFSASSFVTAITDALNRTYGNSHNCLRNLPSQYINTLLVPKDGEIPIDIQSLSSQGIFDVVIVNSMHDPKVGTIFDPVSLINALGNVVSRYMRTKD from the exons ATGGCGGACACTTACAGTTTGATAGGAGGCTTTTACTCTAAACCCTCTCCCCCTCTGCCtcctttttttctcaaaaccCCAAAATTACCCCTCCATTTTCCATCTAAATCCATGGCTGCCCACTTTCATTGCTCCTCTAACCCTCGACCTTCCCAGCCCTCCTTACTCGTTTTCTCAG GTGGGACGGCATTTAATGGCGTTGTAGAAGAGCTTAAGAAGTTAACAGTTCGCGTTGCCCATGTTCTTCCTGTTTCTGATGATGGAGGAAGTACTGCCGAGATTGTTCGAGTTCTCG GTGGTCCTGCTGTTGGGGACATAAGGTCAAGATGTTTGAGATTGGCTGATGAAAGCACTTCCGAGGCTCTGGCTGTCCGAAGATTGCTTGGTCATCGTTTGCCTATAAATCCACAGCAAGCCAAGTCGGAATG gtataaaattttggaaggaGAACATTCACTATGGGAAGGTGTATCAAAACCATACAGGGAAACTATTCGAGCATTTCTGGCTTACTTTCAGAATGAG ATTCTGAGAAGGCCTAATGAATCGTTCTGTTTCAGTAATGGAAG CATTGGGAATTTTTTCTTTGCAGGAGCACGTATATTTTTTCAGTCCTTAGATGCtgcaatttttttgttttcacgTGTTTCAGATATTCCCGCAGAAAGTTTGGTCCTCCCAGTCATTTCGACCAATGACAGGCTCACTTTAGGATGTGAATTATGG GATGGGACAATCATACGAGGCCAGAATGAAATTTCCCATCCAACCAACATCATTGGACCAGTAGATAAG GGAAGATCATCAGTTCCAGCTCTTCCTTCAAGAATAAAAAGGGTATTCTACATGTCAAGTGAGGGAACAAATTCACTGCATGAG GTCTTTCCAACTGTAAACCAAGCTGTTCTGGATCAGTTGTCAAATGTGGACTGTATAGTTTATGCTATGGGGTCTCTCTTCACTTCCCTATGCCCATCATTG GTACTTCTGTTGAATGGTTCTCATGATCGAGAGACAAGTGGCTTCTCTGCATCATCCTTTGTTACTGCTATTACAGATGCTCTGAATCGTACTTATGGAAATTCTCATAATTGTTTAAGAAACCTT CCAAGTCAGTATATCAATACCCTTCTGGTGCCCAAAGATGGTGAAATTCCCATAGACATCCAAAGTTTATCTTCACAAGGAATCTTTGACGTG GTCATTGTTAACTCCATGCATGACCCAAAAGTGGGCACAATTTTTGATCCAGTCTCATTGATAAATGCTCTTGGCAATGTggtgagtagatatatgagGACAAAGGATTAA
- the LOC105773782 gene encoding uncharacterized protein YNL011C isoform X1, whose protein sequence is MADTYSLIGGFYSKPSPPLPPFFLKTPKLPLHFPSKSMAAHFHCSSNPRPSQPSLLVFSGGTAFNGVVEELKKLTVRVAHVLPVSDDGGSTAEIVRVLGGPAVGDIRSRCLRLADESTSEALAVRRLLGHRLPINPQQAKSEWYKILEGEHSLWEGVSKPYRETIRAFLAYFQNEILRRPNESFCFSNGSIGNFFFAGARIFFQSLDAAIFLFSRVSDIPAESLVLPVISTNDRLTLGCELWDGTIIRGQNEISHPTNIIGPVDKGRSSVPALPSRIKRVFYMSSEGTNSLHEVFPTVNQAVLDQLSNVDCIVYAMGSLFTSLCPSLVLLGIGEIISSRSCPKVLLLNGSHDRETSGFSASSFVTAITDALNRTYGNSHNCLRNLPSQYINTLLVPKDGEIPIDIQSLSSQGIFDVVIVNSMHDPKVGTIFDPVSLINALGNVVSRYMRTKD, encoded by the exons ATGGCGGACACTTACAGTTTGATAGGAGGCTTTTACTCTAAACCCTCTCCCCCTCTGCCtcctttttttctcaaaaccCCAAAATTACCCCTCCATTTTCCATCTAAATCCATGGCTGCCCACTTTCATTGCTCCTCTAACCCTCGACCTTCCCAGCCCTCCTTACTCGTTTTCTCAG GTGGGACGGCATTTAATGGCGTTGTAGAAGAGCTTAAGAAGTTAACAGTTCGCGTTGCCCATGTTCTTCCTGTTTCTGATGATGGAGGAAGTACTGCCGAGATTGTTCGAGTTCTCG GTGGTCCTGCTGTTGGGGACATAAGGTCAAGATGTTTGAGATTGGCTGATGAAAGCACTTCCGAGGCTCTGGCTGTCCGAAGATTGCTTGGTCATCGTTTGCCTATAAATCCACAGCAAGCCAAGTCGGAATG gtataaaattttggaaggaGAACATTCACTATGGGAAGGTGTATCAAAACCATACAGGGAAACTATTCGAGCATTTCTGGCTTACTTTCAGAATGAG ATTCTGAGAAGGCCTAATGAATCGTTCTGTTTCAGTAATGGAAG CATTGGGAATTTTTTCTTTGCAGGAGCACGTATATTTTTTCAGTCCTTAGATGCtgcaatttttttgttttcacgTGTTTCAGATATTCCCGCAGAAAGTTTGGTCCTCCCAGTCATTTCGACCAATGACAGGCTCACTTTAGGATGTGAATTATGG GATGGGACAATCATACGAGGCCAGAATGAAATTTCCCATCCAACCAACATCATTGGACCAGTAGATAAG GGAAGATCATCAGTTCCAGCTCTTCCTTCAAGAATAAAAAGGGTATTCTACATGTCAAGTGAGGGAACAAATTCACTGCATGAG GTCTTTCCAACTGTAAACCAAGCTGTTCTGGATCAGTTGTCAAATGTGGACTGTATAGTTTATGCTATGGGGTCTCTCTTCACTTCCCTATGCCCATCATTG GTCTTACTCGGCATTGGGGAGATAATTTCTTCTAGGTCCTGTCCTAAG GTACTTCTGTTGAATGGTTCTCATGATCGAGAGACAAGTGGCTTCTCTGCATCATCCTTTGTTACTGCTATTACAGATGCTCTGAATCGTACTTATGGAAATTCTCATAATTGTTTAAGAAACCTT CCAAGTCAGTATATCAATACCCTTCTGGTGCCCAAAGATGGTGAAATTCCCATAGACATCCAAAGTTTATCTTCACAAGGAATCTTTGACGTG GTCATTGTTAACTCCATGCATGACCCAAAAGTGGGCACAATTTTTGATCCAGTCTCATTGATAAATGCTCTTGGCAATGTggtgagtagatatatgagGACAAAGGATTAA
- the LOC105773782 gene encoding uncharacterized protein YNL011C isoform X4 yields the protein MADTYSLIGGFYSKPSPPLPPFFLKTPKLPLHFPSKSMAAHFHCSSNPRPSQPSLLVFSGGTAFNGVVEELKKLTVRVAHVLPVSDDGGSTAEIVRVLGGPAVGDIRSRCLRLADESTSEALAVRRLLGHRLPINPQQAKSEWYKILEGEHSLWEGVSKPYRETIRAFLAYFQNEILRRPNESFCFSNGSIGNFFFAGARIFFQSLDAAIFLFSRVSDIPAESLVLPVISTNDRLTLGCELWDGTIIRGQNEISHPTNIIGPVDKGRSSVPALPSRIKRVFYMSSEGTNSLHEVFPTVNQAVLDQLSNVDCIVYAMGSLFTSLCPSLVLLLNGSHDRETSGFSASSFVTAITDALNRTYGNSHNCLRNLFMSLCSQVSISIPFWCPKMVKFP from the exons ATGGCGGACACTTACAGTTTGATAGGAGGCTTTTACTCTAAACCCTCTCCCCCTCTGCCtcctttttttctcaaaaccCCAAAATTACCCCTCCATTTTCCATCTAAATCCATGGCTGCCCACTTTCATTGCTCCTCTAACCCTCGACCTTCCCAGCCCTCCTTACTCGTTTTCTCAG GTGGGACGGCATTTAATGGCGTTGTAGAAGAGCTTAAGAAGTTAACAGTTCGCGTTGCCCATGTTCTTCCTGTTTCTGATGATGGAGGAAGTACTGCCGAGATTGTTCGAGTTCTCG GTGGTCCTGCTGTTGGGGACATAAGGTCAAGATGTTTGAGATTGGCTGATGAAAGCACTTCCGAGGCTCTGGCTGTCCGAAGATTGCTTGGTCATCGTTTGCCTATAAATCCACAGCAAGCCAAGTCGGAATG gtataaaattttggaaggaGAACATTCACTATGGGAAGGTGTATCAAAACCATACAGGGAAACTATTCGAGCATTTCTGGCTTACTTTCAGAATGAG ATTCTGAGAAGGCCTAATGAATCGTTCTGTTTCAGTAATGGAAG CATTGGGAATTTTTTCTTTGCAGGAGCACGTATATTTTTTCAGTCCTTAGATGCtgcaatttttttgttttcacgTGTTTCAGATATTCCCGCAGAAAGTTTGGTCCTCCCAGTCATTTCGACCAATGACAGGCTCACTTTAGGATGTGAATTATGG GATGGGACAATCATACGAGGCCAGAATGAAATTTCCCATCCAACCAACATCATTGGACCAGTAGATAAG GGAAGATCATCAGTTCCAGCTCTTCCTTCAAGAATAAAAAGGGTATTCTACATGTCAAGTGAGGGAACAAATTCACTGCATGAG GTCTTTCCAACTGTAAACCAAGCTGTTCTGGATCAGTTGTCAAATGTGGACTGTATAGTTTATGCTATGGGGTCTCTCTTCACTTCCCTATGCCCATCATTG GTACTTCTGTTGAATGGTTCTCATGATCGAGAGACAAGTGGCTTCTCTGCATCATCCTTTGTTACTGCTATTACAGATGCTCTGAATCGTACTTATGGAAATTCTCATAATTGTTTAAGAAACCTT TTCATGTCTTTGTGCAGCCAAGTCAGTATATCAATACCCTTCTGGTGCCCAAAGATGGTGAAATTCCCATAG
- the LOC105773782 gene encoding uncharacterized protein YNL011C isoform X3 yields the protein MADTYSLIGGFYSKPSPPLPPFFLKTPKLPLHFPSKSMAAHFHCSSNPRPSQPSLLVFSGGTAFNGVVEELKKLTVRVAHVLPVSDDGGSTAEIVRVLGGPAVGDIRSRCLRLADESTSEALAVRRLLGHRLPINPQQAKSEWYKILEGEHSLWEGVSKPYRETIRAFLAYFQNEILRRPNESFCFSNGSIGNFFFAGARIFFQSLDAAIFLFSRVSDIPAESLVLPVISTNDRLTLGCELWDGTIIRGQNEISHPTNIIGPVDKGRSSVPALPSRIKRVFYMSSEGTNSLHEVFPTVNQAVLDQLSNVDCIVYAMGSLFTSLCPSLVLLGIGEIISSRSCPKVLLLNGSHDRETSGFSASSFVTAITDALNRTYGNSHNCLRNLFMSLCSQVSISIPFWCPKMVKFP from the exons ATGGCGGACACTTACAGTTTGATAGGAGGCTTTTACTCTAAACCCTCTCCCCCTCTGCCtcctttttttctcaaaaccCCAAAATTACCCCTCCATTTTCCATCTAAATCCATGGCTGCCCACTTTCATTGCTCCTCTAACCCTCGACCTTCCCAGCCCTCCTTACTCGTTTTCTCAG GTGGGACGGCATTTAATGGCGTTGTAGAAGAGCTTAAGAAGTTAACAGTTCGCGTTGCCCATGTTCTTCCTGTTTCTGATGATGGAGGAAGTACTGCCGAGATTGTTCGAGTTCTCG GTGGTCCTGCTGTTGGGGACATAAGGTCAAGATGTTTGAGATTGGCTGATGAAAGCACTTCCGAGGCTCTGGCTGTCCGAAGATTGCTTGGTCATCGTTTGCCTATAAATCCACAGCAAGCCAAGTCGGAATG gtataaaattttggaaggaGAACATTCACTATGGGAAGGTGTATCAAAACCATACAGGGAAACTATTCGAGCATTTCTGGCTTACTTTCAGAATGAG ATTCTGAGAAGGCCTAATGAATCGTTCTGTTTCAGTAATGGAAG CATTGGGAATTTTTTCTTTGCAGGAGCACGTATATTTTTTCAGTCCTTAGATGCtgcaatttttttgttttcacgTGTTTCAGATATTCCCGCAGAAAGTTTGGTCCTCCCAGTCATTTCGACCAATGACAGGCTCACTTTAGGATGTGAATTATGG GATGGGACAATCATACGAGGCCAGAATGAAATTTCCCATCCAACCAACATCATTGGACCAGTAGATAAG GGAAGATCATCAGTTCCAGCTCTTCCTTCAAGAATAAAAAGGGTATTCTACATGTCAAGTGAGGGAACAAATTCACTGCATGAG GTCTTTCCAACTGTAAACCAAGCTGTTCTGGATCAGTTGTCAAATGTGGACTGTATAGTTTATGCTATGGGGTCTCTCTTCACTTCCCTATGCCCATCATTG GTCTTACTCGGCATTGGGGAGATAATTTCTTCTAGGTCCTGTCCTAAG GTACTTCTGTTGAATGGTTCTCATGATCGAGAGACAAGTGGCTTCTCTGCATCATCCTTTGTTACTGCTATTACAGATGCTCTGAATCGTACTTATGGAAATTCTCATAATTGTTTAAGAAACCTT TTCATGTCTTTGTGCAGCCAAGTCAGTATATCAATACCCTTCTGGTGCCCAAAGATGGTGAAATTCCCATAG
- the LOC105774422 gene encoding U-box domain-containing protein 7 produces the protein MSTSSSSSSIWSVSYRKLKFFSRIRRFLQSKAIRKGSYGSSSKSDNSNKLRTIDNNDKDEEDHQLVIEKESELDGSVVLQKSVNRLHFGSWEEKEMAAIAIEKLAKEDVKARKFMAELGVIHMLVSMVATEVVGRHGAAIKALIQLANGTSTNKALMLEAGILSKLPKDINVVDEQTRQEFAELLLSLSSISNTDFCPNKPEILQFLIGILESPCSFETKELCLGVLYNLSAVLENAGALVSNGVVHTLLNLSSSFKELSEKALAALGHLVVTLMGKKAMEDSSIVPQSLIEILTWEDKPKCIELSAYILMILAHQSSTQRDKMSKAGIVPVLVEVALMGSLLAQKRAMKLLQWFKDERQAKMGPHSGPQTGRVPLGSPLHPKEAQEGKKMMKNLVKQSLHKNMEMITRRANAGGGGVDSSNLKSLVSKSLTF, from the exons ATGTCTACTTCGTCTTCGTCTTCGTCTATTTGGTCAGTTTCTTATAGAAAGCTTAAGTTCTTTTCTAGAATCCGTAGGTTTTTGCAATCCAAAGCCATAAGGAAGGGATCATACGGGTCTTCGTCAAAGTCCGATAATTCAAATAAGTTAAGAACAATAGACAACAATGATAAAGATGAGGAAGATCATCAGCTAGTTATCGAGAAAGAAAGCGAGCTGGATGGTTCCGTGGTGTTACAAAAATCTGTGAATAGGCTCCACTTTGGGAGCTGGGAAGAGAAAGAGATGGCTGCTATAGCTATTGAGAAACTCGCTAAAGAAGACGTTAAGGCAAGGAAATTTATGGCAGAGCTTGGAGTTATACATATGCTCGTTTCCATGGTGGCTACTGAGGTAGTTGGTCGCCATGGAGCCGCTATTAAGGCGTTGATCCAGCTTGCTAATGGAACCTCTAC AAACAAGGCTTTAATGCTAGAGGCTGGAATACTATCAAAATTACCAAAAGATATTAACGTTGTAGATGAACAAACAAGGCAGGAATTTGCAGAACTGTTATTATCCTTATCTTCTATATCAAATACGGATTTCTGTCCGAACAAGCCGGAGATCCTCCAGTTTCTGATTGGCATACTTGAGTCACCTTGTAGCTTTGAAACAAAGGAACTTTGTTTAGGTGTATTATATAACTTGTCTGCTGTGTTAGAGAATGCTGGAGCTTTAGTATCTAATGGAGTCGTCCACACGCTTTTGAACCTATCTTCTTCGTTCAAAGAACTTTCAGAGAAAGCGCTTGCAGCGTTAGGTCATTTGGTGGTGACATTAATGGGGAAAAAGGCAATGGAAGATAGTTCAATAGTACCGCAAAGCTTGATCGAGATTCTAACATGGGAGGATAAACCCAAATGCATAGAATTATCGGCTTACATTCTAATGATTTTAGCTCATCAAAGCTCGACTCAAAGGGATAAAATGTCAAAGGCAGGGATCGTTCCTGTACTCGTTGAAGTGGCCTTAATGGGAAGCCTTTTAGCTCAAAAGAGAGCAATGAAATTGTTGCAGTGGTTTAAAGATGAAAGGCAAGCAAAGATGGGACCTCATTCAGGACCACAGACAGGAAGGGTTCCATTAGGTTCACCATTGCATCCAAAGGAGGCTCAAGAAgggaagaaaatgatgaaaaatttgGTGAAGCAAAGTCTTCATAAGAATATGGAAATGATTACTCGAAGAGCAAATGCTGGTGGTGGTGGTGTTGATTCATCTAATCTCAAATCATTGGTTTCTAAAAGCTTGACTTTCTAA